GAACCGCGTCGGCATTTTCTCGATCCTCGCGGTGATCAAGGAAGCTGAGAAGTTCGGCTTGCGCTTCGATGAAGTCGACGATCTGACGGGCAGCCGCCTCGGCCGCGCGAAGTCGGCGACGTTCCGCACGGCGGACGTGGTCGGTCTCGACACGATGGCGCACGTCATCAAGACGATGCAGGACAACCTCGCCGACGACCCGTTCTTCCCGGTCTACGAAACGCCCGCCGTGCTGGCCGGGCTGGTGAAGCAGGGCGCGCTCGGGCAGAAGACGGGCGCGGGCTTCTACAAGAAGGAAGGCAAGGCGATCAAGGTGCTCGACCCGAAGACGGGCAGCTATGTCGACGGCGGCGCGAAGGCGGACGAACTGGTCGGCCGTATCCTCAAGCGTCCGCCCGCCGAGCGCCTGAAGCTGTTGCGCGAATCGCAGCATCCACAGGCGCAGTTCCTGTGGGCGATCTTCCGCGACGTGTTCCATTACATCGGCGTGCATCTGGAGTCGATCGCCGATAACGCGCGCGACGTCGATCTCGCGATCCGCTGGGGCTTCGGCTGGAACGAAGGTCCGTTCGAGGGCTGGCAGACGGCGGGCTGGAAGCAGATCGCCGAGTGGGTGCAGGAGGACATCGCGGCAGGCAAGGCGTTGTCGGATGCGCCGCTGCCCGTGTGGGTACTGGAAGGTCCCGTCGCCGAAAAAGGCGGCGTGCATACGAACGAAGGCTCGTGGTCGCCGGCTGAAAAGCGCTTCGTGCCGCGCTCGTCGCTGTCCGTGTACGACAGGCAGGTGTTCCGTGCGCCTATCGCAGGCGAAACGGGCGCCGATCCGAAGACGTACGGTAGGACCGTGTTCGAGACGGATGCCGTGCGCGCATGGGTTGATGATCGCGCGGGCGAAAACGACGTGTTGATCGTGTCGTTCAAGAGCAAGCTGAACACGATCGGGCCGTCGGTGATCGACGGCATCACGCAGGCCATCGACGTGGCCGAGAAGGACTACAAGGCCGTGGTGATCTGGCAACCGACGTCGCTGAAACTCGGCGCGCCGGGCGGCCCGTTCTCGGCGGGCGCGAATCTCGAAGAAGCGATGCCCGCGTTCATGATGGGCGGTGCGAAGGGCATCGAGCCGTTCGTGAAGAAATTCCAGCAAGGCATGTTGCGCGTGAAGTATTCGAACGTGCCCGTGGTCGCGGCCGTGTCGGGCATCGCGCTCGGCGGCGGTTGCGAGCTGGTGCTGCACAGTGCGAAGCGCGTTGCGCACATCGAGAGCTATATCGGTCTGGTCGAAGTGGGCGTCGGTCTCGTTCCGGCGGGTGGCGGTCTCAAGGAGGCGGCACTGCGTGCCGCCGAGGCTGCGTCGCAAGTCGGCGCGACCAGTGATCTGCTCAAGTTCCTGCAGAAGTCGTTCGAGAACGCGGCGATGGCGAAGGTCTCCGGCTCGGCGCTCGAAGCCCGCGCGATGGGCTACCTGAAGCCGTCCGACACGATCGTTTTCAACGTCTTCGAACTGCTCGACACGGCGAAGAAGGAAGCGCGTGCGCTGGCAGCCGCGGGCTATCGTCCGCCGCTGCGCTTGACGCAGGTGCCTGTTGCGGGGCGTTCGGCGATTTCGACGATCAAGGCCTCACTGGTCAATATGCGCGACGGCCGCTTCATTAGCGAGCACGATTACCTGATCGCGAGCCGCATCGCGGAAGCGGTGTGTGGGGGAGACGTCGAAGCGGGCAGTCTCGTCGATGAGGAATGGCTGCTGGCGCTGGAGCGTCGTGCGTTTGTCGAGTTGCTCGGCACGCAGAAGACGCAGGAACGGATCATGGGCATGCTGCAAACGGGCAAGCCGGTGCGCAACTGACGAGAGGGAATACCAAATGACCAAGCAATTGCAGGACGCATATATCGTCGCCGCGAGCCGCACGCCGATCGGCAAGGCGCCGCGCGGCATGTTCAGGAACACGCGGCCGGACGAACTGCTGGTGCACGCGATCCGCTCGGCTGTCGCGCAGGTGCCGGGCCTCGACACATCGCTGATCGAAGACGCGATTGTCGGGTGCGCGATTCCCGAAGCCGAACAGGGTTTGAACGTGGCGCGCATGGGGGCGTTGCTGGCCGGTTTGCCGAACACGGTGGGCGGCGTGACGGTGAACCGCTTCTGCGCATCGGGCGTGACGGCGCTTGCGATGGCGGCCGACCGCATTCGCGTCGGCGAATCGGACGTGCTGATCGCGGGCGGCTGCGAATCGATGAGCATGGTGCCGATGATGGGCAACAAGCCGTCGTTGTCGCCGCATATTTTCGATCGCAACGAGGATGTGGGCATTGCGTATGGCATGGGCCTGACGGCCGAGAGGGTGGCGGAGCGCTGGAAGGTGAGCCGTGAGCAGCAGGATCAGTTCTCGGTCGAATCGCATCGCAAGGCGGTTGCTGCGCAACAGGCGGGCGAGTTCGACGACGAGATTTCGGCCTACACGATCACCGAGCGTTTTCCCGATCTCGCGACGGGCGAAGTGACGGTGAAGACGCGTGAGGTGAAGCTGGATGAAGGTCCGCGCGCGGATACGTCGATGGAAGGGCTGGCGAAGTTGCGCACGGTATTTGCGAACAAGGGTTCGGTGACGGCGGGCAACAGTTCGCAGACGTCGGATGGGGCGGGCGCGTTGATCGTGGTGTCGGAGAAGATTCTCAGGCAGTTCAATCTGACGCCGTTGGCCAGGTTTGTCAGCTTCGCGGTGCGCGGAGTGCCGCCGGAGATCATGGGTATCGGGCCGAAGGAAGCGATTCCGGCGGCGCTGAAGGCCGCGGGGCTCAAGCAGGACGATATCGACTGGATCGAGCTTAATGAGGCTTTTGCTGCGCAGTCTTTGGCTGTTATCAACGATCTTGGGCTTGATCCGGCGAGGATTAATCCGCTTGGCGGGGCGATTGCGTTGGGGCACCCGCTGGGGGCGACTGGGGCGATTCGTGCTGCTACTGTTGTGCATGGCCTGCGGCGGCGGAATCTTAAGTATGGGATGGTGACCATGTGTGTGGGGACGGGCATGGGTGCCGCTGGGATTATTGAGCGGGTTTGAGTAATCGTGGGGGCGTTGGTTGCGGGGCGCTGGTTTATAGGGTGGTTCGCATTTGCTTTTGCTGGCATCCGCGATGCGTTAGTGCGCGTCAGGCGTCGCCCCTGTGCGGGGCGGCACCTACTTTTCTTTGCCGCCGCAAAGAAAAGTAGGCAAAAGAAAGCGGCTCACACCGCCAGCGCTTGACGTTTGCCCACGGGCCCCCAACGTCCCCACGCTTCACACGGCAACGTGCTAGTTGATGGCCGTTGCCAACGCGCTGAATTAGCGCCTCACCCACTTCAAAAACCCGTACATGAGCCGGCGTCAGCGAATGGTATGTGCCGCCCAGGTGGCAAACTGTGTGTAGGTTTTCCTGACGTACACGTTAGCGCTCTTACAGGGTGGAGCGCGTGCGCAATTGGTCTGGAGTGAAGCATGTGGAGCACCGAGGGCCGACACACAGTTTGCCACCTGGGCGGCGGCGGACTGTCTGGCAAGGCGTGCCGTGGCGCGGGAGCGTGAAGCGGGTGAGGCGTCCAGCAAGAGCGCTGGCAACGAGCAGGAATGACGTGATTGCCGTGTGAAGCGTAAGAACCTTTGGGGGCCCTCAGGCAAGAAGAAATGTTGGCGGTGTGAGCCGCTTTCTTTTGCCTACTTTTCTTTGCGGCGGCAAAGAAAAGTAGGTGCCGCCCCGCACAGGGGCGACGCTTGAAGCGCGCTAACGAATCGCGGATGCCAGCGAAAGCAAAAGCAAACCGCGGATCCCAAGCGCAAACCACATTGCAAACCCCACCCGCAAAACCCGCAAAAACCTGGAGGAGTCACAAATGGACATCGAAACCACCCACACCGGCGACGTGCTGACAATCGCCTTCGCTCGCCCAGAAAAGAAAAACGCGATCACATCCGCGATGTACCAGACGATGGCCGACGCGCTGGCCGAAGCGCAACAGAACCCGGCCACCCGTGCGGTGCTCATCCGCGGCAGTGCAGGAATCTTCAGCGCCGGCAACGACCTCGAAGACTTCATGAAGCAACCGCCCGTCAGCGACAACGCCCCCGTCTTCCAG
This is a stretch of genomic DNA from Paraburkholderia caribensis. It encodes these proteins:
- a CDS encoding 3-hydroxyacyl-CoA dehydrogenase/enoyl-CoA hydratase family protein, translated to MSNLIIRKVAVLGAGVMGAQIAAHLINAKVPVLLFDLPAKEGPKNGIALKAIDNLKKLSPAPFGVKDDAQYIQPANYDDDIEKLAECDVVIEAIAERMDWKHDLYAKVSPHIGPNAIFASNTSGLSITELSNGLSDELKARFCGVHFFNPPRYMHLVELIPTAATRPEILDQLETFLTSVVGKGVVRAKDTPNFIANRVGIFSILAVIKEAEKFGLRFDEVDDLTGSRLGRAKSATFRTADVVGLDTMAHVIKTMQDNLADDPFFPVYETPAVLAGLVKQGALGQKTGAGFYKKEGKAIKVLDPKTGSYVDGGAKADELVGRILKRPPAERLKLLRESQHPQAQFLWAIFRDVFHYIGVHLESIADNARDVDLAIRWGFGWNEGPFEGWQTAGWKQIAEWVQEDIAAGKALSDAPLPVWVLEGPVAEKGGVHTNEGSWSPAEKRFVPRSSLSVYDRQVFRAPIAGETGADPKTYGRTVFETDAVRAWVDDRAGENDVLIVSFKSKLNTIGPSVIDGITQAIDVAEKDYKAVVIWQPTSLKLGAPGGPFSAGANLEEAMPAFMMGGAKGIEPFVKKFQQGMLRVKYSNVPVVAAVSGIALGGGCELVLHSAKRVAHIESYIGLVEVGVGLVPAGGGLKEAALRAAEAASQVGATSDLLKFLQKSFENAAMAKVSGSALEARAMGYLKPSDTIVFNVFELLDTAKKEARALAAAGYRPPLRLTQVPVAGRSAISTIKASLVNMRDGRFISEHDYLIASRIAEAVCGGDVEAGSLVDEEWLLALERRAFVELLGTQKTQERIMGMLQTGKPVRN
- a CDS encoding acetyl-CoA C-acyltransferase, whose translation is MTKQLQDAYIVAASRTPIGKAPRGMFRNTRPDELLVHAIRSAVAQVPGLDTSLIEDAIVGCAIPEAEQGLNVARMGALLAGLPNTVGGVTVNRFCASGVTALAMAADRIRVGESDVLIAGGCESMSMVPMMGNKPSLSPHIFDRNEDVGIAYGMGLTAERVAERWKVSREQQDQFSVESHRKAVAAQQAGEFDDEISAYTITERFPDLATGEVTVKTREVKLDEGPRADTSMEGLAKLRTVFANKGSVTAGNSSQTSDGAGALIVVSEKILRQFNLTPLARFVSFAVRGVPPEIMGIGPKEAIPAALKAAGLKQDDIDWIELNEAFAAQSLAVINDLGLDPARINPLGGAIALGHPLGATGAIRAATVVHGLRRRNLKYGMVTMCVGTGMGAAGIIERV